A DNA window from Paenibacillus sp. HWE-109 contains the following coding sequences:
- a CDS encoding carbohydrate ABC transporter permease, with translation MVRGWEDRIVNTIVVLILGLAALAAIVPLMYVIAVSITPFSEVLKNGGFILIPKSITFSAYHKLFTETNIPKAFWVTIFITVVGTLVNLILTSLMAYPLSRRNLPGRSYFLLMVVFTMLFSGGLIPTYLVVKSLGLLDSVWSMILPNAIWSFNILIMKSFFESLPEELFESARMDGAKEFRILWQIVLPLSIPSMLTIGLFYMVGHWNEFFQAIMYVTDRNLFPLQVVIREILMMSQQPLENAENILPTETLQMAAVVTACLPIILVYPFIQKHFTKGMLMGSIKG, from the coding sequence ATACGATTGTCGTCCTCATTCTCGGGCTTGCTGCGCTAGCGGCCATTGTGCCGCTGATGTATGTGATAGCCGTATCCATCACACCTTTCTCTGAGGTACTGAAAAACGGCGGCTTCATCCTGATTCCGAAGTCCATCACCTTTAGCGCTTACCACAAGCTTTTCACCGAAACCAATATCCCAAAAGCTTTCTGGGTGACGATCTTCATCACTGTGGTCGGCACGCTGGTCAACTTGATTTTGACTTCGCTGATGGCTTATCCGCTTAGCCGCCGCAATCTCCCTGGCAGAAGCTATTTCCTGCTTATGGTCGTCTTTACGATGCTGTTCAGCGGGGGACTCATTCCGACCTATTTGGTTGTGAAATCGTTAGGGCTTCTGGATTCCGTCTGGTCCATGATTTTACCGAATGCGATTTGGAGCTTTAATATTTTGATCATGAAAAGTTTTTTTGAAAGCCTCCCTGAAGAGTTGTTTGAATCGGCCCGGATGGATGGCGCGAAGGAATTCCGGATATTATGGCAAATCGTATTGCCGCTCTCTATTCCATCTATGCTCACGATTGGGTTGTTCTACATGGTCGGTCATTGGAATGAATTTTTCCAGGCGATTATGTACGTGACGGATCGTAATCTATTTCCACTACAAGTCGTTATTCGCGAGATTCTTATGATGTCTCAGCAGCCGCTTGAAAATGCCGAAAATATTCTTCCTACCGAAACGTTGCAAATGGCGGCCGTTGTTACAGCCTGCTTACCGATTATTCTTGTCTACCCGTTCATTCAAAAGCATTTCACCAAAGGTATGCTAATGGGTTCTATCAAGGGTTGA
- a CDS encoding extracellular solute-binding protein has product MKKKLLVPILLAMTFAGGTLIAGCGGAPAADKSAADKSAESSNSVTSIKPVKLDILQGGGALPPPDQDNIKQELDKALNTDLNQTVYASGEDYKNQLNVRMSSGNFPDLFTVDRQQLKQLSDQGLLLDFTPYMDKLKPLQDFIGADSLKKGMLNGKTYAIAKSPTVPYNTLWIRQDWLDKLNMKMPTTLEELLEVSKAFTEKDPDGNGKKDTYGLTGGKLATFDTVFGAFGVGMTFGAPTIYVKDNKLVNSLYDPGMKDALAFIQKMIASGSVDPELLANAGPQEQQKAIKGQAGIIYIAWSGLMKDEYVEQIKAVNPNATWVQVDAIKGPGGKYAYANDIGVAPAMFAVPKSLEKNPEKLQKVFDLLNYVSSKDGSQLVQYGVKGKHYNLDGNKVVPTDLMGKEGGYFWLYQFAGRPEMNYLTVKFAKQAKFIEFASKQPHIDGLAGFVDLPNGYNAADANRYMQEELYKFVYGKRPMSEYDSFLKTLEGTMNYKLYLDAAEKRVKELGYVK; this is encoded by the coding sequence ATGAAAAAAAAATTGCTCGTGCCAATTCTTCTCGCTATGACCTTCGCTGGTGGTACGCTTATTGCCGGTTGCGGTGGAGCGCCTGCTGCCGATAAATCTGCTGCCGATAAATCTGCGGAAAGCAGCAACTCGGTAACCAGTATCAAGCCTGTCAAGCTCGACATTCTGCAAGGCGGCGGCGCTCTGCCACCCCCCGATCAGGATAATATTAAGCAGGAGTTGGATAAAGCGCTGAATACAGATCTCAATCAGACTGTGTATGCATCTGGCGAGGATTACAAAAACCAGCTTAATGTGCGCATGTCTTCCGGCAATTTCCCGGACTTGTTCACTGTAGACCGGCAGCAATTAAAACAGCTTTCAGATCAAGGACTTCTTCTTGACTTTACGCCTTATATGGATAAACTTAAGCCGCTGCAAGATTTCATTGGGGCTGACAGTCTGAAAAAGGGGATGCTGAACGGTAAAACCTATGCCATTGCCAAATCGCCTACAGTCCCCTATAATACGCTCTGGATTCGTCAGGATTGGCTGGATAAGCTGAATATGAAAATGCCGACGACGCTGGAAGAACTGCTCGAGGTTTCGAAAGCGTTTACGGAGAAAGACCCGGACGGGAATGGAAAAAAAGATACGTATGGCCTTACAGGCGGCAAGTTGGCCACGTTTGATACTGTTTTCGGAGCCTTTGGCGTAGGAATGACATTCGGCGCACCAACCATTTATGTAAAGGACAATAAATTGGTGAATTCGCTGTATGATCCTGGGATGAAGGATGCCCTCGCGTTCATTCAGAAAATGATTGCTTCCGGATCGGTGGACCCTGAGCTTTTGGCCAATGCGGGTCCTCAAGAGCAACAGAAGGCAATTAAAGGGCAAGCAGGTATCATTTATATAGCTTGGTCGGGTCTCATGAAGGATGAATATGTCGAGCAGATTAAAGCTGTGAATCCCAATGCCACATGGGTGCAGGTCGATGCGATTAAAGGACCAGGCGGCAAATATGCTTATGCCAATGACATTGGGGTTGCACCAGCGATGTTTGCCGTTCCGAAATCGCTTGAGAAAAATCCGGAAAAGCTGCAAAAGGTCTTCGACTTGCTTAATTACGTGTCCTCCAAGGATGGCTCACAGTTGGTGCAGTACGGGGTGAAAGGCAAGCATTATAACCTTGATGGTAATAAAGTGGTTCCAACCGATTTAATGGGCAAGGAAGGCGGTTATTTCTGGCTGTATCAATTTGCAGGCCGCCCGGAAATGAATTATTTGACGGTGAAATTTGCGAAGCAGGCCAAGTTTATAGAATTCGCTAGTAAGCAGCCGCATATCGACGGACTGGCTGGTTTCGTTGACTTGCCAAATGGCTATAATGCTGCCGATGCGAATCGGTACATGCAAGAGGAGTTATATAAGTTCGTCTATGGCAAACGTCCGATGAGCGAATATGACAGTTTTTTGAAGACATTGGAAGGCACTATGAATTATAAATTATATTTGGACGCAGCGGAGAAAAGGGTGAAAGAGCTCGGCTATGTGAAGTGA